DNA from Brachyspira aalborgi:
TGTTTGAATCTTTCATTTCAATATTTGACGAATTTAAATTTTTGCAATCCGCATTAGAAAAAATTTCTTCTAATTTCAATTCTTTATTACAAGGCGAACTATAAAGAGCGTTTGAAAGTCCCTTTCCCGTCCAAGTAAGCTCATAGCCCGAAATATCCGATTTTTTATCCAAGCCCAAAAGTAAAGATATAGCTTTTAAATCCGCTTTGCCTTCTATAATCGTTTGCGGAAAATTTGTTTTTAAATTTTCAAACAACTCGTTTTTAATAGAATTGTCTACAACTTTGATATTATTTTTTATAGCTTCATTTTTATTTATCATTTTAATCTCCTATATTGCCATAGCTTTTTGAATTACTTCAATTAAATTTTCTTTATTTATTCTCGTTCTATAAATTACTTTTATATCTTCTCTTTTAAGATTATTATTAAGGCATTCAAAAAACTTTTTAGCGTAATTAATTTTTTGCATCTCATCTTCTGGAATATCGCTTTCTTTATCATAGCCTTTAGTTTCGCATACGAAAAATATTTTTTGATTATTTTTATTTTTTAATAAATATGCAAAATCTGGCTCATAATCTTTATAAGGCGTTGGAATTTTAAACTTTGGAAGTTTAGCGAAAACTTCTAAAGTTTTATCGTCAATTAATCTGTTTTCTTCTAAAATAACCTCTTCCTCAATTTTAGAATCCCAAATGGCTTTTTCATAAAGATAATTTTCGCTCGGTTTTTTATCTTTAGTAATATATCTTCCCAATTTAAATTTTTCTATATCTTCTTTTGGCGTTCCGTCCTTATTATATAAAATATCATATCCGTTTATAAAAGAAGAATTTGAAAAAGAATTTTCGCAAAAATCATAGCTTACGGACAAAAGCAGATTTTTATGCAATTCTTCTTTAATAATATATTTAAGAGTTTCAAAAGCTTTTTTTGGAGAGTTAATAAAATTTTCTTTATTAAGATTATTATAAATTTCGATTAAAAATTTTATAGGAATTCCTTCGTCATTTGAAAAATCTAAAATTAAATCTTCTATCTTTAATATTTTAGAATAATCTTTTATAGCGAAAGATTTTACTTCTTCGGTAATTATTTTATTATGTTTCGTATCGTAAACTTTTTTCTCGTAAATTATTTTTTCTTTTTCAATTTTTTCATTATTAAATCTTTTTGTAATCTCTTTTAAAAGAATATCTTTATTTATATTATTATAAGTTAAAATCGCTCTCTTATTTATAGTTTGCCATAATTCTTTAAACTCTTTAGCCAAATTCTTTTTTATTTTTATTTTTTCTTCTTTTTTATTTGAATTTATAATTTGCGAATGTTTATTTGTAGGCTCTTTAAATGCTTCTAATATTCTATAGAATTTATCTTTAAGTAAATTTTTAATTTTGTCGTCATTTATAATGCCTTCGTAAATCGGAGATATTATTTTAAAAGTGTCGCTCTCTTCGTCAAATTCCGCCAAACCTAAATCTTCCAAAGCTATTGTAAATCTGTCTACTTCTCTTTGATTTAATCCTAATTTTATTAAACTATCTCTATCTAAAATATCGCCTCCTAAAGTAAAACTCGCTTCAATAATTTCTCTTTGCAATCCTTCTATAAATCCTCGCTCTTCTCCGCTTATAAGCATATCTAAATAATTTATATCAAAAAATTCATTGTCATTATAATTTAAATATTTATGATTTATTCTTTTTCCTTCGTTATTAACGCAAATTCTTAATCCTCTTCCAACTTGCTGATGTCTGCTCGTGTCGGAACTTGAGCTTGCAATTTTTGTAAGAGTAAAAATATTAGGATTATCCCAACCTTCTTGCAATGCCCATACGCTAAATATAAATCTTAAAGGATAATCGAAAGAAAGCAATTTTTCTTTTTCCTCCAAAATCATTTTAACTCCATCCGCTTCCCTATCTTCTTTATTTTTAATATCTCCGCTAAAATAACCTTCATGCACTTTTAAGTTAAAATCTTTATCAAAATCTTTTTCTAAATAATCTCTATATTCTTTACTTAAATCTTGCTTTAAAATTTTCGCTCTCTTTTGTTTATATAATCTTTCAAATTCTTCTTTTATAAAAGGTTTCTCTCCTCTAAAATCTTCAATATTAGGAATAAAAAATAAACTTAAAGCTTTAATATTATCTTTAAAAAGTTTTTCTTCTTTTTCAAAATGCAAATCAATAGCCTTGTTTAATAAATTTGTAATTTCGTTATTTTCTAATTTATAAGTTTTTTGTTTTTCTATAATCTCTCCATTGCTTAAATAAACTTTATCTTGAGATATTTTATTTAATGAAATTCCTTTAAATCTTAAATCTAATTTTCCCAAATCTTCGCCTATATAAATTTTAGTTTGTTTTTCTATTCCAAAATTAAAATAAGAAAATATAGCCTGTTTTATTTTTGTATTTGTAGATAATAAAAAAGGACTCTGATTATCTCGTCCTATAGTATGCACTCTTATTTGCTTAACTAAATAATTTCTAAAAGCGGATATAGAATCTAAACAATAAGCGACATTTGAAAGCGAAAAATCGCTATCTTTTGGAAAAGTCGCCCCGAAACGAAAATAAAGAGTTTTAATTTTATTAAAATATTTACTGAAAGCCTCGCCTTTAAGTAAATGCGGTTCGTCTATAATTGAAATCGGTTTTAACTCGGCTATATTTTCAAAAATACTTTGAGTATTAAATAAACTCTCGCTATTTCTATTAAGTATATTTGCAGATTTATCAATAGAGCTATTTGTAAGAATAAGAACGCTTAATTCTTCTTTATTTTTAATATAATGATTAACTATAGCGCTTAAACTTTTAATATCGCTATATACATAAGTTTTAAGATGCTTTTTATATTGATTGTAAAAATAATCTTTAGTAAGTTTAATATTTTGTTTAACGGATTCTAAAATTGCCTTTCTCGGAACGAATATTATAAATTTATTTTGTTTATATATTTTATTAATTTCAAATATAAGATTTAAATAAGTAAAAGTTTTTCCCGTTCCCGTCTCCATTAAAATATCTATATTTAATTTATCGCTTAATCCAAACGCCGATACTTTATCTTTTAAAAAATTATTAAAAACTTCTTTAAGATTATTTGCATCATGTTTCTTAAAATCAAAATCTTTTAAAAGATTAATTATATTGTTTATGCAATCTTGTTGGTAATCTTGTTTCTCAAAAATCATTTATCTGCCTTTATAAGAATATAGCGCCATTTTAATTTACACTATGAAATAAATCAATACTAATATTAGCGTAATTAATGTTTATTAAAGTTTAATACGCTTTAAAGCTTCGTAAGAAATTATAGCTGCAGAATTAGAAAAATTTAAAAAATAGATAATAAAAATTAATTAATGAATAACCACTATACGAACGCTATTTTCTTGCCATCTTCCTTGCCATTTGCTTCCGCTCACTACAATCGCGGTGTCGCCATGATTTGCTAAATTATGTTTTATTAAAGTATCTTCAAGAATATCAATCTGTCCGCCATGACTTATTCCCGCGCTAAAATTCAAATCTTCAGGCATTAATATTGTATAAACATTATGACATATAGAAATTCTATTGCATAAATCTTTATCCGCCGACATAAAAACTATTGGAGTTTTAGGACGCTTTTTAGATAAATTTTTAACCGTCCATCCCGACCTTGAAAGAGCTATAATAATTTTATTAGGAAGACAATAAGACAAATACGAAGCGCTATCTGTTAATGCGTCATTTAAATTTATATCCGAAGAATTATTAATTTCTTTTTTTACGATTATAGATTTTTCCACAGCTTCAACTATAGAAACCATAGCTTTAACCGATTCTATAGGATAATCTCCCGATGCCGTTTCAGCGGACATCATAACTACATCCGTTCCGTCCAAAACGGCGTTTGCAACATCGCTCGCTTCGGCTCTCGAAGGCACGGGACTTTTTGTCATACTTTCAAGCATTTGAGTCGCTATAATCGTTATCTTTCCCATATCGTTTGCTATTTTCAAAATCTTTTTCTGCCAAATTGGAACTTCGCCAAAAGGAATTTCAACTCCCAAATCTCCTCTTGCAACCATAACTCCGTCAGAATGTTTAATAATATCTTCCAAATTTTCTAAAGATTCCGTATTTTCTATTTTTGAGACTATTCCGACATCTTGAAAATTATTATCGTCTAAAATTTTTCTAAGTCTTATAACATCGTCCGCTTTTCTAACGAAACTCATTCCCAAATAATTGACTCCGTTTTTAGCGGAAAATAAAGCGTCCGAAATATCTTTTTCTGTTAAAACTTCGGTTGTTACATGAGCGCCAGGCAAATTGATTCCTTTACCGCTCAATATCGTTCCGCCCGTTATAACTTTGCATATAACTAATTTTTTATCTTCGTCTTTTGATTCTACAATTAATTGAATAGTTCCATCGGCTATTAAAAGCATAGAACCCGATTTAACATCATGAGCTATATTTGAGTGAGTCGTTGGAATAATATCTTCTTCTTTAATTTCTTTATATCCGCTTAATTGGACAATATCGCCTTCTTTAATAGTTATAGATTCTTTTAATTTTCCTATTCTTATTTTCGGACCTTGCAAATCCGCCAAAATCGAAACGGGCTTTTTTAAATTATTTGAAACTTTTCTTATAATATTAATTCTCTCTAAATGTTCTTCATAAGTTCCGAAAGAAAAATTGAGTCTGCAAACATCCGCTCCATTTTCTATAATTTTAGTTATGCTATTTTCATCGGACCATCTCGGACCTAAAGTCGCTATAATTTTTGTTTTTCTCATTAATTTGTTTTCCTCTTTAATAATTTTTTTAATCAATAATTGCAAATATTATAAAATATTAACGACTATATTACAATTATTTTTATTTATTTTATCTTTAAAAAATTTTAAATTATTATATAATAAGTATATGGTTAAAACAATTAAAAATATATTAATTTTATTCGCTATTATTATAGTTTTATTTTCATGCGAAAAAAATAATAATAAAACAGTTCATATTGGCAATTTCTCCGTAGTTATGCCCGAAAATTTTGAAAGAGGATTTTTAGACAGAGCTATAAATATAGACAAGACGGTTATAGATTACGAAACTTACGGACTTGAAACTAAAACTGCAATTTACGGAATAGAATATTCAAAATATAAATTTTCAATTAAAATAGAAAATATTAAAAATAATATTATAAATAATTTAAAAAATCATTTTGCCATAAAAGAATATAAAATAGTTTCGGAAGGTTATGTTGACGGAAAAAATAATTGTTATCAAATTTTAAGCAGTTTTTATTATGGACCAAATTTAACTTATAATAAATCTTTTATAATGATTAATGAAGGAAACGAAGTTATAAAAATTACTTGTATGTATAACGCCAACAGCAAAAAAGACGATAAAAGAATCGATAATATTATAGCGTCAGTAAAATTGATTTATAATGAATAATAATTAATCAAATATATTCTTTAATTATATTCGATAATTTTTTTACTTCTTCCAAACTCAAAGATTCTCCTCTATCGTTTTTATCAATATTAGCTTTTTCAAGAATTTCGTCAATTTTGTATTTTTCTATATTTATATAAGGCGAGACGATAAAATTATTTTTTATATTTTTTCTTCTATTATGAAATAAAGTTTTTGAAACGGATTTAAATATATTAAGAATTTGAAAATCAATATCTTTTGGAACTATGCTTATAATAGAAGATTCTACATTTGGAATCGGATAAAAAACTTCTTTTGAAACATTATATTCTAATTTAATATCCGACATAAAATTTGCAAATAATGTTAATGAAGAATAATCTTCGGTATTTGGTTTAGCAATTAATCTTTTTGCAAAATCGCTTTGAACCATAAAAACCGCATAATTCCATTTTTTATAACAGTCGCAAAAAAGCCATTCCATTATCGGACTTGCTATATTATAAGGAATATTTCCGTAAATATCGAATTTCTCATTATCTTTAATATCCGAAATATTAACGGTTAAAATATCTTTATGAATTATATTTATATTAGAATATCTTTCGGTTAAATGTTTGTATAAAGCTTTATCGTATTCTACTATAGTTAAATTTTCTTTATAAATATTTATAAGAATTTCGCTTAAAGAACCGAGTCCGCCGCCAATTTCTATAGCGTATTTTGAACGATTTTTAATTATGATATTTGCTATATTATTTGCAATATTTCTATCGCATAAAAAATTTTGTCCTCGATTTTTATTTGGAAATATTGAATTTTCTTTTAAATAATTTTTTACTTCGTTTTTAGAATATAAATTATTCAACATTTTTTGGTATTCTTGAAATTTGTAAAAGCATTATTAATATAATCGCCAAACTTATCGCATATACTACGGCTATATTAATAACCATATTTGAAAATTTTACTAAAATATCGGATATATAACTTATAAATACGCTATATATTAAAGTTATTGTTAGAGTTCCAATTATTCCTATAAATTTAGCGACTAAACTAGCGCCTTCGTAATATACTTCTTCTCTAAACTTAAAAGAATTATAAGCTATAATTAGAAATAATAATAAATATAAAATCGGAGATATAATTTTTTTGAATATTATTAAATTAATCGGAACGTTTGAATATCCGAATTTAGGAATTTCATTTTTTAAAGATATAAGTTTAGGCAAATTTATATAATCTAATATCATTTCGGTATAATTTTTAACGCTTTCAACCGCGCTTGAAGATATCGCTATTGGAATTATTGTAAAATTAGTATCGCCTATAGCGTAATTTTTTTTGCTAGTGTCAAGCGGAGCTTTTAATATAATATTTTTTATATTATTTGTATTTGGATGAAGAGTTTCTACTAATTTTCCATATTTATAATTTTGTATATTTAATATTTTAGAATTATTATCAAGTTTAATAATAGAAATATCAAACATATATAAATTGCCTTTAAAATATATGCTGTTTACGGAAGATAGCATAGTATTTTTATCTATCATTAAATTTAATCCGTTATGTTCCGTTATAGAATTATTTTCTAAAGAATTAGCGTTAT
Protein-coding regions in this window:
- a CDS encoding DEAD/DEAH box helicase family protein encodes the protein MIFEKQDYQQDCINNIINLLKDFDFKKHDANNLKEVFNNFLKDKVSAFGLSDKLNIDILMETGTGKTFTYLNLIFEINKIYKQNKFIIFVPRKAILESVKQNIKLTKDYFYNQYKKHLKTYVYSDIKSLSAIVNHYIKNKEELSVLILTNSSIDKSANILNRNSESLFNTQSIFENIAELKPISIIDEPHLLKGEAFSKYFNKIKTLYFRFGATFPKDSDFSLSNVAYCLDSISAFRNYLVKQIRVHTIGRDNQSPFLLSTNTKIKQAIFSYFNFGIEKQTKIYIGEDLGKLDLRFKGISLNKISQDKVYLSNGEIIEKQKTYKLENNEITNLLNKAIDLHFEKEEKLFKDNIKALSLFFIPNIEDFRGEKPFIKEEFERLYKQKRAKILKQDLSKEYRDYLEKDFDKDFNLKVHEGYFSGDIKNKEDREADGVKMILEEKEKLLSFDYPLRFIFSVWALQEGWDNPNIFTLTKIASSSSDTSRHQQVGRGLRICVNNEGKRINHKYLNYNDNEFFDINYLDMLISGEERGFIEGLQREIIEASFTLGGDILDRDSLIKLGLNQREVDRFTIALEDLGLAEFDEESDTFKIISPIYEGIINDDKIKNLLKDKFYRILEAFKEPTNKHSQIINSNKKEEKIKIKKNLAKEFKELWQTINKRAILTYNNINKDILLKEITKRFNNEKIEKEKIIYEKKVYDTKHNKIITEEVKSFAIKDYSKILKIEDLILDFSNDEGIPIKFLIEIYNNLNKENFINSPKKAFETLKYIIKEELHKNLLLSVSYDFCENSFSNSSFINGYDILYNKDGTPKEDIEKFKLGRYITKDKKPSENYLYEKAIWDSKIEEEVILEENRLIDDKTLEVFAKLPKFKIPTPYKDYEPDFAYLLKNKNNQKIFFVCETKGYDKESDIPEDEMQKINYAKKFFECLNNNLKREDIKVIYRTRINKENLIEVIQKAMAI
- the pyk gene encoding pyruvate kinase; translation: MRKTKIIATLGPRWSDENSITKIIENGADVCRLNFSFGTYEEHLERINIIRKVSNNLKKPVSILADLQGPKIRIGKLKESITIKEGDIVQLSGYKEIKEEDIIPTTHSNIAHDVKSGSMLLIADGTIQLIVESKDEDKKLVICKVITGGTILSGKGINLPGAHVTTEVLTEKDISDALFSAKNGVNYLGMSFVRKADDVIRLRKILDDNNFQDVGIVSKIENTESLENLEDIIKHSDGVMVARGDLGVEIPFGEVPIWQKKILKIANDMGKITIIATQMLESMTKSPVPSRAEASDVANAVLDGTDVVMMSAETASGDYPIESVKAMVSIVEAVEKSIIVKKEINNSSDINLNDALTDSASYLSYCLPNKIIIALSRSGWTVKNLSKKRPKTPIVFMSADKDLCNRISICHNVYTILMPEDLNFSAGISHGGQIDILEDTLIKHNLANHGDTAIVVSGSKWQGRWQENSVRIVVIH
- the rsmA gene encoding 16S rRNA (adenine(1518)-N(6)/adenine(1519)-N(6))-dimethyltransferase RsmA, which produces MLNNLYSKNEVKNYLKENSIFPNKNRGQNFLCDRNIANNIANIIIKNRSKYAIEIGGGLGSLSEILINIYKENLTIVEYDKALYKHLTERYSNINIIHKDILTVNISDIKDNEKFDIYGNIPYNIASPIMEWLFCDCYKKWNYAVFMVQSDFAKRLIAKPNTEDYSSLTLFANFMSDIKLEYNVSKEVFYPIPNVESSIISIVPKDIDFQILNIFKSVSKTLFHNRRKNIKNNFIVSPYINIEKYKIDEILEKANIDKNDRGESLSLEEVKKLSNIIKEYI